ATGTCAGAGAGTAACGCATCTATGGATGGTTTGTTCTTCACCTGTCCAAAAACATCGATGCGAGACCGGCATGTGTTTGATGATACCAACAAAGTCGAACGCGCAGAAAGGCGATTGTGTATACGTTGCAGGTGTCGAATATCTTAATTCGATtctatcaacgatgcaagaaagtaatgaaaaTTCGCACAATACAAGAATTTAGTGGTTACGCCTACCTCTCGGAAGATTCTGTTTCATATAACGTAGAGTGCGCTTTTTTCTCTATATCATAGAGACTGTTCCGCCTACCTATATTCGAAACCCTACATGGGCAGATTGAGATTCTGTTTCACTAACAtaaacgtagaaaagtgtacagccgctctttctcaaccgtctcataatctcttggataacagaatataagacatcaacctcaacagcAGGGGCAAGGATGCACACCTAGTAGGTAGAAAAGATGGTTGGACGGAGACGCTTGACGTCAAAAGTTGGGATCACAACATGGGTTAGCGTCTGGTGCAACTTTGTGTCCCCTAGTTTTTCCCTTACGAGGTTGTGAAGGGCTCTCCCATCATTCTTTGGTCCTGTGAGAGTCTTCATCATCTTTGTAGCAGGAGCAAATGGACAACTGCAACACATTCGATTAATTAAGCATTGAAAGGACAAGTTAGAATCTCGACTCCGTGAATAAATACTAATCATTCTCAGGAAGCTTCTGACATGATCAtgaagacaagaaaaagaaactgaaTTTAGACCTGCCCTGAGGGAAGATTTTAGGGCCATTTTCAAGGTAGAAGTCCGTGATGTCTTTCGCAGAGAACATGGGTCGATTTTTTTCATTAGGGCTGGTCAACATGGCAGTTAGAAGACCTCCTGTACTTGTTCCTGCTATCACATCGAAATAGTATGCCAGTCTGGCATCTTTACCATCCAGGTTCTACCAAATGGATTCAGGAACATCGGAAAATTAGAACTACATGCAAAACAGATATCACCTGTGCATACAACATTATCATTAGATCAATACCTGAAGTTCAGACTCCAGGAAACTCAGAATAGTAGCAGGACCAATCCCTCTTATCCCTCCACCATCAATGCTGAGGATCGTGATTACGTTTCCGTAAGTTGGAGGTTGAAGAGGTACGCTCGTTTTGTCCATTGCGCCAAGTGAGGCTATCTAATTAAGAGAAGCGCAAAGGCAAGAGCGAAAAGCTTTTGAAGGATAAAGCTGATTTTTTTAGGCTGAGGAGATGATGAGAATTTCTAACGTTGTCGGTTGAGTTTTCTTCGATAAAGAATGGGAATATATAGGCTCTCCATTCCTCATATTCAAACATTTAAGCGTGTCCGCGCATATCAACTTCAACTTGTTGGCCGGACGTTTACTCCAGTGGACATTATTTTATGCTTTGTTGCACGTTCATCAACCTAGTTGACTTGCCATCCAAGTTACCAATTTTCATTGTGCAGGAAAAGGTCCCCGGAACAATACATGTATGAATTGTAGGTTGGACTTTCCTATTGCTGAGATATGGGTTGCACATGGCAAAATTGTAGGTAAGCGTTATTAGGTAAGAGCATAAAGGCTAAGGCGAAATGTTCAGCCTGCAAGATCAAGGGCTTGCCTTTTTTGCAGATCGATCCGATCTCCATCAAGTGGCTGAGATCGTTGATTGACTAAGCTGAAATGCATCACACCGGTGCCCAATGAATGATGCATATTGTGGATTTACCTGATAAAAGCTTTGATCAACTTAGTTTTGATTCGCAAAAGGCGGTGACTCTTATCAGGACAAAGACCAAATATGACGTCTCATGCGGTCAATGACCTGCGAAATCTGATCAAGCCACACGGGCACCGATAACAATTGAAGAATTCAAAGCAGGTGTCTCTCCATTAGAATCCTTCATATTGTGATGAAATGTCTTGGTGACCATGCTAAAGGAAACATGAGGCAACAGATAATACAATGTTGTCTTCATAAGTACCGCATGTGTAAGTTTCTGGCAAGTTAAAttggtgaaaatatttgaaagatGTCGGTGCACTTTTTCTTTGGCCAGCAATATATAAACTTTTTGTTTAGCCGGAAAGATATGGATGCACTTTACTTGCTGTCTTTCTACTAACATCACATGGCTGTATGCAGAATTCTGTTCTCCTTATTGTTGTTATGGTCTAAAAGGTAAACATAATCTCATCTCCggctcttttttatttgtgttgTTCCTTAGGTTTTGTGCTTATCCTACCTTCAGCAGCTCATATGCTGAATAGTGAATGAAGACTTACATCGAAGCGTAACCCAAAGGGAGCAACTTGGTGCCAGATGCCCACGATTACTAAGGGATCGAGTTGCATTATGACTAAATATGAAAGTCTCTTCTGCAAAAATGCTGTTAAGACATTAAGGAATCAAGTTGCGTTTGTCGATATTTACCATTTGAAGTCGATAGATACGGACTATGCAAATGAAGATGCAGCTTGCATATCATTACATCCTTCTGAATATGGTTCATTGACTTCCAATGGTAACTATGTTAGGCATAAAAGGCTGCAGGCAAGGGTTGGCACGCATCATCCAAGGTAGAAAATTTAGAGAAGGATAGTCTACTCTTCGGTTGAAGAATTGACCAAACGCGCCAAAATCATCTGCCAGGCAGAGAAACTTGAAAAATGGGGCAGAATAGGAGGAGAAGAACCTGGGAACTTTCTCCCAGTTTCTGAGGAGCAGTTTGATTTGATCATGCTGCAGCCAGCCTATAAGTTTATCAAATTTGCAAATTAGCTAACACGTAAAGAGAAGCACAAATAAGACATCAGATTCCTGAGGACAAATGTTTCATGTGTGGCAAGTATATCAGTTAATAATATGTTTGATAAAACCAATAAGTGAAACAGACGATGAGTAGGAAGATGAAACTTTATCGAGTATTGACATTCTATGTCAGTGGAGAGGTCCAACATTACATCCTTTAATCATAGGATTTTACCTTTTAGAGGTTTTACCCACACCCAAGTCCCTTTGCGATCTGCAGCTGAAGAAGCCGCTATCTTTCTTTATGCAGAAAGAGGAGCAGCCTAatggtttaggacatttttcaTGGTTCTATCCGCTGCTGTGGAGAGAATTTTTGTGTTTATTGGGTCTTGAATGAACTCCCTGAGGCATCTCTTATTAGGGGAATGTGGCTGCTGGCCCGGCACAGCTTCTAACTAGGCTTTTGTTAATTCCTGGTGCACTGCCATTGCTCGTCGTTACTCGTATTTATGCATACTAAGGTGAAGTTGAGATTCAAGACTGGACGAAGTCGCTACTTTGAATAATATGATGTGGCTATGAGATGATTGATCCCTTGAGAGTAAATCCATCCAAACAAAAAAGCTTTAAAAAGCAGATGGCTCAGGTGACAATTTTCAACCGGAAGCAGGATGGAATCAAGCCAAATGGAGGACCACTTTGTGTCTTCGGGACTTGGGAAAGCACAGATCGGAGTGTAAGATAGAAAAtggggaagaaaaggaaaattctctAAGTAATTAAATGTGAAATCATCTTCCAAATGTTCAATGTCAAGATGTTAGAGCTTGCACAGTTGCATAAACGATCTGGGAATACTAATCAATGGCTCCTAGCACTTGGGAGACCAGTTTCCAGGACTGGTTATGTAACATGTTTATAGGTTAGTAAGTTAACCAATCCCACTTTTTGGGAATGCAGAGTTTTCGAAAATGACATTTTCGCATATCTTTCCAAGTTCGACGTTTTTGCTCAAATCAAGAACTGTACGTCGGCCGGTGTAAGACTATAATCGAAGAAAGAACTTTGTCTATTTGTATCCCCGAGGCTTGCTTGATTTATACTTGCAGTATGGATGACCTCTACTTGAAGGGGAAACGGATTCGGTAAAATGCAAATCAATGATGATGAAACAAATTTGAACAAATCTGAGTGAAAATATAATGATTCAAAATGGTCATAAAATATATTGTGAAAATTTTCGATTCTTTGATAAACTTGCATCGAGTTAGATTATAATAGTAGACGTATACATCTTTCTCGACACATTAAGGGATGTAGATGAAACAAAGGCCGCATATCACTAAGGCCAGGAATATGCAAATGTCCTTGAGCATCTTCAAGCAATAGGAAGAACGTACCATTTGAGTTGGCATGAAATATTCaagagagaaaacagaaaaggcCAGCAGTGGCGTCAAGATTGAAGAACTGCCAAGGTGACAATGGTGTTGGCCACTGGGCCTTGCCCGACCAGTTTGGGCCCAGGCCCATTTGGAGAAGGGGGCTGTGCCTTCTCACCCGGCCCTTCAAGCACCGTGGCTGGGAGGGATCCTGAGACAGAGTACAATAAGAAACACGGTCAATTTCAGTACTAGGGCGACGATGATGCCACACAGTCTCTCCCTAGAATGTGGAAATGGCTGTCTCCCTTTCCGTCTGTCTCTTCGCAACGAACTCCATTCCTTCCCcaggttcttctctctctctctctctctcaattcctGTCGTTTGGGAAGATAAAGTGACCATATCCAGGAGACCCCCATGTGGAAATGGACTTGAAACTCTGTCTGGCTTTTCAGGTGGAACTGGAAGATGTAAATACACCGGTCAGTCTGTGGTAATCttccctttccctctctctttctctctgcatTCTGAATTCTCACTCTTATCTCAGCTTTTGTTCCACCAAATCGCTTCTTCGGGCTCAGTCTGAAGAGATTGCTGAGTGatctgaatcgattggtgtcGAACAGAGAGCACTTCCAATACGAGTATTCACTGTGGGCAAGAAGAGATCGCCCGCGGTGCAGCTGTTAGTGGACGAGTACACGTCCAAGCTCCGACACTATTGCGCTATCGAGGATGTCCAAGTTCGCTGCAACCCTAGAAATGCACGGTGCTTACCTCTCCACCCTCCTTTCCCACTCCCCACGGTTTGCCTTCATACCCTGTTGATTTTCTGTTAACCCAACCACggagaagaaaagaagcttCTTTTGGAATTGGTGCACGCTGCACACCGAGTCAATGACAGGGTTAGCCCTTTTGCAGTGAGAAGCAGGCTCAAATTGTCGATGAAGATATGGCAGTTATGAATCTTATTAGACCTGATGATTGGGTATCACTCTCCTTTCAACTCAGACCTAATTCATGTTCCTAATCATTCTGTTAATGTGGGCATGACCAATGCCCCCAACAATACTGTGCTCTCCACAAGGGGACTGCAGCTCTTTTTCTGTTAGATCGTATGTGATCTTTTGTCGCGCTCTTTGCGTGCTTAAGTGCAACCTGGTTATTGTGCCAGAACAGCTAGATACGTATTTAGTGAAATGTCTGCATTCAACTACTTATGGCTGCACATCATTGGTCAAGATTGGTCATTATGTGGTTGGAGTCCATCAGTGATCTTTCAAGTGGAACATTGATCACATTAAAACATTATGATGAATATCAAAGGCAGCATTTACGtgatacttttctttttcaggttGTGCTGTTGGATGAGCAAGGGATAGACATTGAGTCAGAGGAGATGGCTGAGTTGATCGGTGGTGCTGCAGATAAGGTATTTCCAGTTTGTGTCCACAAGTTCTTAGTAGGAATATTACCATCATCATACAGTCCCAATTGGAACAGATGGTGGAAAAATTCATCAATGTCTTTCTATTTAGTATGTATCTTATGTACCTTAGGATTTTCTATGACACGACATGCATTGCTATGAATTAGAGAGTCCCATGGAGGAATGTTGCATTTTTCTTGCTAATTCTTTCCAAGCTCTTTCTTTCGCTATCATCTGCATCATCACAGAGATATTAGTATGCTTGATTCTGGCATGAATGAAACTTACTTGGAGTCATCTCTCCTTTTGATATCTTAGGGAGCTTCAAAGCTATCATTTTGCATCGGTGGACCTTATGGTCATGGACCAAAATCGAGAGAACGCGCCAACATATCAATCAAGTTATCTTCCCTGGTCTTGAATCACCAAATTGCACTTGTTGTGCTGATGGAACAACTCTACAGGTTATTTGCAAGAACTACCATAGCAAAGTCATGTTTCCATATGCTATTGGACCTTAGGACTAACCTTCTCTATTAATATTCAAATCAATGTCTGTCATGGGTACCTTTCTGAATTTTATTGACAAAAGAATATTCACCAAGCTTGTAGCACCAAAACCAAACTGTATTTAAAGATTAACATAAAGTGAGTTGGCATTAGACAAAGCAGCTATTCGGCTACTGCACATTACTTAATTACTCTTCCAATAATGGGTAGTGGTGAAACTTGCATCACAAATGTCCCCAGATAAATGCACCTAATTAACCTGCCGTTTGACCCGAGGGATGATAAAATTCGGGCCGAGGTGTATTTTTACTGTCTCTTTTTCGTAGTGTTTGTGCTGTAACTATCAACTTTTACATATGGAGCTACCGTACGCCTTTACTTGTTTCTCATGGATCAGAAGAATTCTGACAGTATTGTTACTTTCAGTTTAGCAATAGTAGGATAGTTCAAGAGTTCTTAATGCCTATTGCCCCTAACAGTTGGTGGAGTCCTGGTTTTTGGGTAAATGACACCTGCGATCTACACACTCATAATGTGACCATAAAGGCAAGCCGTCATCTGAATGTTGATCATGATCCGACCAGTTGGTTGCTCACGGTAAAGAGTTACTTCTTTCTCCTTTCGTTTTCAGATCATGGTCAATCCTGAAGGGGCAAAAGTACCATCACTAGCCATTCCACCTTGGTATCTGATGTTGCTACATATGCGGGTGGTGGACTCTTTATGTTCCGTGCATCGTATGCATTCTTAGTTTCTTACACCCATGTCGATTTCATGGACTTAAGGTAATGCACCATTCTCAAAGCCAGACTTGTCGTTGGTTTGCTATAACTTGCTTGTAGTTTCATACCAGCACTTTGGCAATCTCACAAATTTGGGTGTACG
This genomic interval from Rhodamnia argentea isolate NSW1041297 chromosome 4, ASM2092103v1, whole genome shotgun sequence contains the following:
- the LOC115751018 gene encoding putative RNA methyltransferase At5g10620 isoform X3, with translation MAVSLSVCLFATNSIPSPGGTGRCKYTGQSVRALPIRVFTVGKKRSPAVQLLVDEYTSKLRHYCAIEDVQVRCNPRNAREKQAQIVDEDMAVMNLIRPDDWVVLLDEQGIDIESEEMAELIGGAADKGASKLSFCIGGPYGHGPKSRERANISIKLSSLVLNHQIALVVLMEQLYSSQEIVRREAPDDMVPFRV
- the LOC115751018 gene encoding putative RNA methyltransferase At5g10620 isoform X5, coding for MAVSLSVCLFATNSIPSPGGTGRCKYTGQSVRALPIRVFTVGKKRSPAVQLLVDEYTSKLRHYCAIEDVQVRCNPRNAREKQAQIVDEDMAVMNLIRPDDWVVLLDEQGIDIESEEMAELIGGAADKIMVNPEGAKVPSLAIPPWYLMLLHMRVVDSLCSVHRMHS
- the LOC115751018 gene encoding putative RNA methyltransferase At5g10620 isoform X1, translating into MAVSLSVCLFATNSIPSPGGTGRCKYTGQSVRALPIRVFTVGKKRSPAVQLLVDEYTSKLRHYCAIEDVQVRCNPRNAREKQAQIVDEDMAVMNLIRPDDWVVLLDEQGIDIESEEMAELIGGAADKGASKLSFCIGGPYGHGPKSRERANISIKLSSLVLNHQIALVVLMEQLYRLFARTTIAKSCFHMLLDLRTNLLY
- the LOC115751018 gene encoding putative RNA methyltransferase At5g10620 isoform X4; its protein translation is MAVSLSVCLFATNSIPSPGGTGRCKYTGQSVRALPIRVFTVGKKRSPAVQLLVDEYTSKLRHYCAIEDVQVRCNPRNAREKQAQIVDEDMAVMNLIRPDDWVVLLDEQGIDIESEEMAELIGGAADKGASKLSFCIGGPYGHGPKSRERANISIKLSSLVLNHQIALVVLMEQLYRSWSILKGQKYHH
- the LOC115751018 gene encoding putative RNA methyltransferase At5g10620 isoform X2 — encoded protein: MWKWLSPFPSVSSQRTPFLPQVELEDVNTPRALPIRVFTVGKKRSPAVQLLVDEYTSKLRHYCAIEDVQVRCNPRNAREKQAQIVDEDMAVMNLIRPDDWVVLLDEQGIDIESEEMAELIGGAADKGASKLSFCIGGPYGHGPKSRERANISIKLSSLVLNHQIALVVLMEQLYRLFARTTIAKSCFHMLLDLRTNLLY